One Rubrobacter naiadicus genomic region harbors:
- the cydB gene encoding cytochrome d ubiquinol oxidase subunit II, whose amino-acid sequence MQTIWFIFIAFILTMYVLLDGFDLGAGAIYPFVAKDDKERRAVQRAILPMWDGNETWLVAAGGGLFLSFPLLYSASMSGFYLAVFVVLWLLILRGVGLEMRHLLDNDLWRSFWDGVFFLGSLLLPFFFGVALANVMRGVPIGRGGKYFFQSLWTDPLHPLSKNPGILDWYTVMIGLLALCAVILHGTTYLTMKTTGGLRNSSRIFAGAFWVATVGLTALATPLTFYLLPQRLSHFESAPWGFVFPAAAIGGILTVGYALAKGRDGLSFGGSCAYIAGMMSSTAFAIYPKVLPAVDPSRSLTIYNASAPHHSLVVGLIAWGLGLLLACIYFAIIYRMFRGRVEV is encoded by the coding sequence GTGCAGACGATCTGGTTCATCTTCATAGCCTTCATCCTCACCATGTACGTCCTGCTCGACGGCTTCGACCTCGGGGCCGGCGCGATCTATCCCTTCGTGGCCAAGGACGACAAGGAGCGCCGGGCGGTGCAGCGGGCCATCCTGCCGATGTGGGATGGTAACGAGACCTGGCTGGTCGCCGCCGGCGGGGGGCTCTTCCTCTCGTTCCCACTGCTCTACTCGGCGAGCATGAGCGGTTTCTACCTCGCCGTCTTCGTCGTACTGTGGCTCCTGATCCTGCGGGGGGTCGGGCTCGAGATGCGACATCTCCTCGACAACGATCTCTGGCGTTCGTTCTGGGACGGCGTCTTCTTCCTCGGCAGCTTGCTGCTGCCGTTCTTCTTCGGTGTGGCGCTCGCGAACGTGATGCGCGGCGTCCCCATAGGGCGGGGCGGGAAGTACTTCTTCCAGTCGCTGTGGACCGATCCTCTGCACCCCTTGAGCAAGAACCCCGGCATCCTCGACTGGTACACGGTAATGATCGGGCTCCTCGCGCTCTGCGCGGTGATCCTGCACGGAACCACCTACCTGACGATGAAGACCACCGGAGGGCTTCGCAACAGCAGCAGGATCTTCGCCGGGGCCTTCTGGGTGGCCACCGTCGGGCTCACGGCGCTCGCCACGCCGCTCACCTTCTACCTGCTGCCGCAGCGCCTCTCCCACTTCGAGAGCGCTCCCTGGGGGTTCGTGTTCCCCGCGGCGGCGATCGGGGGCATCCTGACGGTGGGGTACGCCCTGGCGAAGGGGCGTGACGGGCTCTCCTTCGGCGGCTCGTGCGCGTACATCGCGGGGATGATGTCCTCGACGGCCTTCGCGATCTACCCCAAGGTACTGCCCGCCGTCGACCCCTCCCGCAGCCTGACGATCTACAACGCCTCCGCCCCGCACCACAGCCTGGTGGTCGGCCTGATCGCCTGGGGGCTCGGGCTGCTCCTCGCCTGCATCTACTTCGCGATCATCTACCGGATGTTCCGCGGGAGGGTCGAGGTCTAG
- a CDS encoding ABC transporter ATP-binding protein → MPVVEAENLSKRFGRNAVLQKVDLAVESGEIFGLIGPSGSGKSTLIRTLTGYYPPSGGGVRLFGEDPASFGPDERRRIGFMPQGFVLYPQLSVRRNLSFIAGIYGLGLRERRRRVREVLQFVELWDARRRRAANVSGGMQRRLQLAAAMVHRPELMFVDEPTANLDPILRNKLWERFEALRDEGKAIIVSTQYVEEAGRCDRVGLLSGGRMIAAGTPRELLRQAFGGEIVRLELGGDIGRAGGYLQALERLGHVSDINRFSAGGKTKTIIRLIVDDADPVLPEVFRALQGAEVLAADVHTPSFDEVFVRLEERAGEAG, encoded by the coding sequence GTGCCGGTGGTCGAGGCGGAGAACCTCTCCAAGCGTTTCGGGCGCAACGCCGTGCTGCAGAAGGTAGACCTCGCAGTCGAGAGCGGGGAGATCTTCGGGCTCATCGGCCCCTCCGGCTCGGGCAAGAGCACCCTGATCCGAACCCTCACCGGGTACTACCCGCCGAGCGGGGGCGGGGTACGCCTCTTCGGAGAAGACCCGGCGAGCTTCGGACCGGACGAGCGGCGCCGGATCGGCTTCATGCCGCAGGGGTTCGTCCTCTACCCCCAGCTCTCCGTGAGACGCAACCTCAGCTTCATCGCCGGGATATACGGCCTGGGGTTGCGCGAGCGGCGCAGGCGCGTGCGTGAGGTGCTGCAGTTCGTCGAGCTCTGGGACGCCCGCAGGCGACGGGCGGCGAACGTCTCCGGGGGGATGCAGCGGAGGCTCCAGCTCGCCGCCGCGATGGTACACCGGCCGGAGCTGATGTTCGTGGACGAGCCCACCGCGAACCTGGACCCCATCCTGCGCAACAAGCTCTGGGAGCGCTTCGAGGCCCTGCGCGACGAGGGGAAGGCGATCATCGTGAGCACCCAGTACGTAGAGGAAGCCGGCCGCTGTGATCGGGTCGGGCTGCTCTCGGGGGGAAGGATGATCGCCGCCGGAACCCCCCGGGAGCTGCTGCGCCAGGCCTTCGGCGGCGAGATAGTGCGCCTGGAGCTCGGAGGAGACATCGGTCGGGCCGGAGGGTACCTGCAGGCTCTCGAACGCCTCGGTCACGTCTCGGACATAAACAGGTTCTCCGCCGGCGGCAAGACGAAGACGATCATCCGCCTCATCGTCGACGATGCGGACCCCGTGCTGCCGGAGGTCTTCCGGGCCCTGCAAGGGGCGGAGGTCCTCGCCGCCGACGTGCACACCCCTTCCTTCGACGAGGTCTTCGTCAGGCTCGAGGAGAGGGCCGGAGAAGCAGGCTAG
- a CDS encoding ABC transporter permease, with the protein MRLGAVTSKEVGMLLRQPRLLAVLLAGPVLIMVVFALSFHFDLGKPRVAVVVEPGSPGAKLFEELRKRFESRVDVALVTQDEGRAEQLLRNGKLDGVVVVPPRPLDRIRSGKHATLKVRYRSQNELFGYVVPSRASALVQSLNRLFVRRLLSDELSALRSSRGNLDALSTELEEARSLERTLSSPQTRRTTNQLRSTLSDLEGTLKVIEGIAPDGLHDRVAGALRQVRSTEKLLGRVQRLEHQAQKAKENGTLSRLDEQLSLLRRATSRIPPDVSAKLLVSPLRLDLKNVARFQPTIVQYYAPGVLSLLVQHVALSLASLAIVREYLGGSKELFDVSPLRDSELLFGKFLAYVLSALAANAVVAAALIWYLHLPVSTRALESLAASMVLVALSSVALGLLLSVLVRREIQAVEISMLVLIGSVFFAGFLFPFHMISGPARAVSYVLPSTYGIDAMQSALLDGRWFSVRDLAALVALTLIPLALALSLLRRRKV; encoded by the coding sequence TTGCGCCTCGGCGCGGTGACCTCCAAGGAGGTCGGGATGCTCCTGCGCCAGCCCAGGCTCCTCGCGGTGCTGTTGGCGGGGCCGGTCCTGATCATGGTGGTCTTCGCCCTGAGCTTCCACTTCGACCTCGGGAAACCCCGGGTGGCGGTCGTCGTGGAGCCTGGAAGTCCGGGGGCCAAGCTCTTCGAAGAACTTCGGAAACGGTTCGAGTCCCGGGTCGACGTCGCGCTCGTGACGCAAGACGAGGGCCGGGCCGAGCAGCTGCTGAGAAACGGCAAGCTCGACGGGGTGGTCGTCGTCCCACCGAGGCCGCTCGACCGCATACGGAGCGGTAAGCACGCCACGCTGAAGGTCCGCTACCGCTCGCAGAACGAGCTCTTCGGCTACGTGGTTCCGAGCCGCGCGAGCGCCCTGGTCCAGAGCCTGAACCGGCTCTTCGTCAGGAGGCTCCTCTCGGACGAGCTGAGCGCCCTGCGCTCCTCACGCGGCAACCTCGACGCGCTGAGCACGGAGCTCGAAGAGGCCCGGAGCCTGGAACGGACCCTGTCCTCCCCCCAGACCCGCCGCACCACGAACCAGCTCCGCTCAACCCTGAGCGACCTCGAGGGCACGCTGAAGGTGATCGAAGGGATAGCCCCCGACGGGCTGCACGACAGGGTCGCCGGGGCCCTGAGGCAGGTGCGCAGCACCGAGAAGCTCCTGGGCCGGGTACAACGCCTCGAACATCAGGCTCAAAAGGCGAAGGAGAACGGAACGCTCTCCAGGCTCGATGAGCAGCTCTCGCTGCTGCGGCGGGCCACCTCCCGGATACCACCCGACGTCTCGGCGAAGCTTTTGGTCTCCCCGCTCAGGCTGGACCTGAAGAACGTCGCCCGCTTCCAGCCGACGATCGTGCAGTACTACGCGCCCGGCGTGCTCTCGCTCCTGGTGCAGCACGTCGCGCTCAGCCTGGCCTCGCTCGCGATCGTCCGGGAGTACCTGGGTGGGTCGAAGGAACTCTTCGACGTCTCCCCGCTCAGGGACTCGGAGCTCCTCTTCGGGAAATTCCTCGCCTACGTCCTGAGTGCGCTCGCGGCGAACGCGGTGGTCGCCGCCGCCCTCATCTGGTACCTGCACCTGCCCGTGAGCACGAGGGCGCTCGAGAGCCTCGCGGCCTCGATGGTGCTGGTCGCACTCTCCTCGGTCGCGCTCGGGCTTCTGCTCTCGGTCCTGGTCAGGAGGGAGATACAGGCCGTCGAGATCTCGATGCTCGTCCTCATCGGGAGCGTCTTCTTCGCCGGGTTCCTCTTCCCGTTCCACATGATAAGCGGTCCGGCCCGCGCCGTCTCCTACGTCCTGCCCTCGACCTACGGCATAGACGCGATGCAGAGCGCGCTGCTCGACGGACGGTGGTTCTCGGTCCGGGATCTCGCGGCGCTCGTGGCCCTGACGCTCATCCCTCTCGCGCTGGCGCTCTCTCTGCTGCGGCGCAGGAAGGTCTGA
- a CDS encoding response regulator transcription factor, with product MQKVLIVEDDPAVRDVVVRALQRERLETEEFRDGESALEYLHEGGRCDLMILDIMLPGMDGVELCRRVRAESEVPIIMLSVRDDETSVVVGLEVGADDYVTKPFSPRQLVSRVRAQLRRREMDRHSSGPEDDVHRLVFPGLEIDLSRRLVTADGEPVELTAKEFDLLALLASHPGRVYTREQIMRHLWGGEFFGEARAADVHIQHIRHKIEPDPKNPRYVQTVRGAGYRFTEG from the coding sequence ATGCAAAAGGTTCTCATAGTCGAGGACGACCCGGCGGTGAGGGACGTGGTGGTGCGTGCCCTGCAGAGGGAACGCCTCGAGACCGAGGAGTTCAGAGACGGCGAGTCGGCCCTGGAGTACCTGCACGAGGGCGGCCGGTGTGACCTGATGATCCTGGACATCATGCTCCCGGGCATGGACGGGGTCGAGCTCTGCCGCCGGGTGCGCGCCGAGAGCGAGGTGCCCATAATCATGCTCAGCGTCCGGGACGACGAGACGAGCGTCGTGGTGGGGCTCGAGGTCGGGGCGGACGACTACGTCACCAAGCCCTTCTCGCCCCGACAGCTCGTGAGCCGGGTCCGGGCGCAGCTCAGGCGCCGGGAGATGGACCGCCACTCCTCCGGCCCCGAAGACGACGTCCACCGGCTCGTCTTCCCCGGCCTGGAGATAGACCTCTCGCGTCGGCTGGTCACCGCGGATGGAGAACCGGTCGAGCTCACGGCGAAGGAGTTCGATCTCCTGGCGCTGCTCGCCTCACACCCCGGCAGGGTCTACACCCGTGAGCAGATCATGCGCCATCTGTGGGGCGGGGAATTCTTCGGCGAGGCCCGCGCCGCCGACGTGCACATCCAGCACATCCGCCACAAGATAGAGCCCGACCCCAAGAACCCCCGCTACGTACAGACGGTGCGCGGCGCAGGCTACAGGTTCACCGAGGGCTGA